CTGCATACTGTCAGCATGGAAACAGGTATATAATGCTAAAGGCTCCCCTTAAATTCCTGCTGGCTTGGCTTTGTCTCCCAAGAATATCCGCTTGGCCTGGGGGtatttttaatatctctttctccagttttcatcctcttttccccctcttctttgAAATATGCAAgttaaaaagcatttgtttaatACATTTGAGACAAGTTTTAACAGAAACTTGAAGAACTACACACCACGCCTCAGGAGCTGGCTGGAAATTCTGCACATGTATTAGAAAGCAGCATAAAGAGACACAGGATAAAGGACAGCTGCAAGCATTGTTCTGCATCAAACTCAAACGAAAcggcacacatacacacagctACCACGAGGGAATTCCGGCCCAACAAAAGCCTGTCTAGTACAATGGCCAGAGGCTACAGATCCGGTTCATTTCACTGCGTGAATGAGAACAGCTCAGAAATGcaggctgctcctccagcctaCGAAAAGCATCACCACAGCCAGGGATACCTCCTATgctataacaaaaatattttatttctttctgtatctataatatataaatagatgataattcatttttattaatgtagCTAAATAGATTTTATGAATAAGTTATTTGGAGAACATTTTTTCTAAGTTAGTGAGTGCTGTTATATCCAGTGAAGAAAATCTACATGAATGGTCCTTTATATTACTGTAATTATTGAGCAGCCAATTATGGAAGTATAGGTAAGTTTTCATGCCGCCAAGAGATTGGTTTACACATGATCCACATTTTGCACTTGTTTGAAAGTGAAAATGCATCTCCCTTTTCCAAAGGTTCCTCTCCTTACGTACAACACCCACCCCTCGGTGACATATGCAATCTTCCACTCATCACTGACAATTTAAGCAAAAATGATTGGCACCATATCAGTCAAACACTCCTCATCAGCAACCCTTAAAGTAAACCAAAGCCATAGTAACTTCCATATCAAGTCTTAACTCAATCCTCATTAGTGCAACTCTGACACAAAATGTTCCTACAGGCAAACCATTTGTAAACCAAGCAAGtgtaaaatgattaaaaaaacacactgcaTGGAAAAATCCCAAAGGATTAGTGTCAGAAAGTATTTGGCAGCAAGAGAttggaaaaaacaagaaggccTAACAGAAAAGAGTGGCTAACGCCAGTCATTCCGTTGAACGCTGTTAAAGTAGTACTGCATCAAAAAGGTTTTCGTTATTCAAGCTTTTCATCTCCTTCCTCCACGTCCTTCAGACTGAGCACTTCCAGCGTTCCTTTCCCTTTTGTCTCACATCGGATCAACTCATCAATCTCTCTGAAGCAGCCCGGGTCAATAAGGCACacctgaaatatttcacatttaatCAGTCAAGCAATAATACTCAATTTTCATCAACAACTTCTCATGAcctaaaattcattttcatttaaagaaaggTATTGTTTAGTTACTATAGGGACTTGACAGAATTGCTAAGCAATTTTTATCAAAACTGCTTTTATCAAAGAAGTTTTGCATTTCCAGCACGTTCAGCATGCTGGACATGATGGTTTTGACAGTTAGGTTGCTAGATTCTAACTTGTTCTCAAAGATTCTTACCGATTGCAAGTTTTCCTTTACCACAAACtggtttttaaataattgaCTATTGTCAAAATACAGGCCTGATCCACCaaataattaacagaaaaattcCATACAGAGAAACTTATGTATTTTATAGGAGAATCACTGCTAAGAGAAACTACACTGTGCTTCCCCTCAGCCTGAACCTGCAATCTCTGTACACTAAAGGCTACTTTCAAGCTTTCAGTACGATTGTGTGACATTAAAGACTACAAACCATGACTCTGATTTAGAATCTGTGGCACCCTTGCAGTTTATCTAAACAACTTCCCTATGCTAATTCTTGCTGTAGTATGGTATAGTCAAATCAAGTATGAAACCCAAGGTCTGCTTTATTGCTTACAATTTCTAACTGGTCGTGGAAGTCTTCATTCTCAATAACTTTAATCAGTGGCTTGAGCTTCTCTTTGagtttcttcccctcctttgCTGGAAGAATAAATCGTAACCTCATGTGAGCACGTTCAATTTGCATGGTCTCCTTTAATTGTCTGATCACTTCCAGTGCCTGCAGAGacattgaagaaagaaaaaggagcatTTATTCACTTGCTTAAAAAGGCCACACAGATCAAAACCTCAATTTTTCTGTACTAGCTTCAAACATTTCTCAGTACTATTCACTGGCACTCTGCTACAGGAAGAGATTGCAATTACGCTGGTTTGTTAgactaaaaagaaaaggcagagttATGGCTGATGGTGGTCActtcaaatactgaaaaaacatGCCAGAAAGAATGTTCAATAGGAAATAATGTTAAATGACAGTCATCCTACAGAACAGTAGGAACCCATATGGCTCAGATGTACGGACTAATTTACTACCTCACttgaaataaatcataaaacatttatttctgttccagGCATATCATTGATGCTGCTTTAATTAGTTTTTATCTTTCTCCCTTCACTGAACAGTTAAAAGACAAACTACAGGAGCTTCAGAAGCTGCTTGCACCCAGCATTCAGCTGCCAGCCAGCCAACTAATCGTTCTGCCAGCTTTTGACCACAAGGCTGTTTTCATTCCTATGCAAATGCTCATAGAGAAATCACACTTGATGACAACACCTCTGAGCATAAGCTGACTTTTAGAGAATACTAACCTGTTGCTTTGTGCTCTTGTTTGGTTTGACGGAGTAGTGAATATCCTTCATGGCTCTCTCTATAAGGATTACTGTGTATGGCCTCTTTGTCTCAGGATTCACACATTTGTCAGCCACAATAGTTGCGATGTCTCTAAACATCTGCTCCAGCTGCGTCTGTCGTTCTTTGTCTGACACCTGCAACTCCCCTTTTGATAAAATCTGCagttaaaaaatacagaaattggTTAGCAAGTATTGCAGATCTGGCAAAAAATTGAAAACCCTTGCATGACAAATTTAACAGTTGCTTGAATGGTTTGGTTAGacatgaaatgctgaaaaaaataaccataTAAGAATGTGTATTGTTACAACAGACAACACTGGAAagatatcagaaaaaaagccacaacCAACAAACACCACAGAAGCACTAAACTACAAAAAGAAAGGCACAGGTTTAGTTAAACTGTCATCACCCACAGCAAGCCCACAATCTGTAACGTGCCAAGAAGAAACTAGATTTGTTCTTGACATTTAATTGGACTCTCCAAAATAAGTGACtacccttttcttttctctgcatccTTAACGGCGAATCTTTGATGGTAAATTCTTCAAGGCTCACCTGGGTCTGAAGAGATCAGCGCATTAAGGCTGCATGCTATCagagaatcatctaggttggaagagacccccAAGATCACCGagcccaacctctgacctaacgctAACAAGTCCTCCGCTAAACCGTATCGCTAAGCTCTACGCCTAAAGGTCTTTTAAAgctctccagggatggtgactcaaccactttcctgggcagcctattccaacgCGTAAATGCATGAAATGCAGAAGACTTGGATGAATGTATGATATTTAAGAGAATACCAGAGAGCTACCACCCTTCTCTACacattttttaacaaacaaacaatgatttcgcccacagcagcactgtgaGCCCTCCATTAACCAACCAACCTCCCACGTCTGCGCGGCGTTCACGTCTCCCAGCCGTAACGAGCCCTGTCAGGGCACGCTGCGAGGCGCGGGACCTACCATCTTACAGATTTCCGTCTGGTCATCGGTCCCGAAGGCCCGCACGAGATCCTCCTTCCTCGCCACCTGCCCTTTGGACACGTTGACGAACACCGTGTGCGTCTGCAGCACCTCGTCCAGGTCCTTCTCCCTGCCGGCCGACCGCAGCGTcagggggcggcggggacgggcCGAGGGCAGGGCCGAGCCCGCTGACAAGAcccggggcggcccgggggggggggaa
This is a stretch of genomic DNA from Anser cygnoides isolate HZ-2024a breed goose chromosome 18, Taihu_goose_T2T_genome, whole genome shotgun sequence. It encodes these proteins:
- the SBDS gene encoding ribosome maturation protein SBDS, which codes for MSIFTPTNQIRLTNVAVVRARRGGKRFEIACYRNKVMGWRSGAEKDLDEVLQTHTVFVNVSKGQVARKEDLVRAFGTDDQTEICKMILSKGELQVSDKERQTQLEQMFRDIATIVADKCVNPETKRPYTVILIERAMKDIHYSVKPNKSTKQQALEVIRQLKETMQIERAHMRLRFILPAKEGKKLKEKLKPLIKVIENEDFHDQLEIVCLIDPGCFREIDELIRCETKGKGTLEVLSLKDVEEGDEKLE